A part of Synechococcus sp. KORDI-49 genomic DNA contains:
- a CDS encoding DUF389 domain-containing protein, with product MEVAGEAGVFRIFAPKPRLKEGQPLDQLHRSYDKDAELNEPYVVLSIGAGLIATFGLLSDNTAVVIGAMVVAPWILPLRTGVFAILVGDWGLLLRASRTLSIGVASTTMLAIALGLWAGTRGLLVAETMPAEISGRVNPNLIDLAIALIAGAMATYAKVKPSTVSSMAGTAIAVALVPPICVMGLMIASGEWENAEGAGLLFAANLLGILIGGVTVLAIREPYLRGQLLTSRRTKIPFIGSLVLMVVITVPLRNRFVAQLYDKRTEFAQQKIEETIRDYLQSKTLTFGANESLALNSIAFDWPNFWEKRRSPTVEVVVRVTNPNLPSYKQVQIIQDTINERIGSRLEGLKFQVQVQRINVSVVEGREVNQPDASAPGSPLLSPQQTKQVLEQGALELDSDPEQATNRSRSETR from the coding sequence TTGGAGGTCGCCGGTGAGGCAGGAGTGTTCCGGATCTTTGCCCCAAAACCCCGCCTGAAGGAGGGGCAACCCCTCGATCAGCTGCACCGCAGCTACGACAAGGATGCCGAGCTGAATGAGCCCTATGTGGTGCTCAGCATTGGAGCCGGCCTGATTGCAACCTTCGGATTGCTCTCTGACAACACCGCCGTTGTGATCGGGGCCATGGTGGTTGCACCCTGGATCCTCCCCCTTCGCACCGGTGTGTTTGCCATTCTCGTTGGCGATTGGGGCCTGTTGCTGAGGGCATCACGCACCCTGAGCATCGGTGTAGCCAGCACCACCATGCTGGCCATTGCGCTTGGCCTGTGGGCGGGTACGCGTGGCTTGCTGGTCGCCGAGACCATGCCGGCTGAAATCAGCGGCCGGGTGAATCCCAACCTGATCGATCTAGCCATCGCCCTGATCGCCGGAGCCATGGCGACCTACGCGAAGGTGAAGCCCAGCACAGTGAGCTCAATGGCGGGCACGGCGATCGCCGTTGCACTGGTTCCGCCCATCTGCGTGATGGGACTGATGATCGCGAGTGGCGAATGGGAGAACGCAGAAGGTGCCGGTTTGCTGTTCGCCGCCAACCTGCTCGGGATTCTGATCGGCGGGGTGACCGTGCTGGCGATCCGTGAGCCGTATTTACGGGGTCAGCTCCTCACCAGCCGGCGCACGAAGATCCCATTCATTGGCTCCCTCGTGTTGATGGTTGTGATCACAGTTCCTCTGCGCAATCGCTTCGTTGCCCAGCTTTACGACAAACGCACAGAATTCGCACAACAGAAAATCGAAGAGACAATTCGCGATTATCTCCAGAGCAAAACATTGACTTTCGGAGCCAACGAGTCGCTGGCCTTGAACAGCATTGCATTTGACTGGCCGAACTTCTGGGAGAAGCGACGATCTCCAACTGTAGAAGTGGTGGTTCGGGTCACCAATCCCAATCTTCCCAGTTACAAACAAGTCCAGATCATTCAAGACACAATCAATGAGAGGATCGGATCTCGACTGGAAGGCCTGAAATTCCAGGTTCAGGTTCAACGCATCAATGTTTCCGTTGTGGAGGGCCGTGAGGTCAATCAACCGGATGCTTCCGCACCCGGATCACCACTGCTCAGTCCGCAACAGACCAAGCAGGTTCTTGAACAGGGAGCTCTGGAGCTGGATTCCGATCCTGAACAAGCCACCAATCGGAGCCGCTCTGAAACCCGTTGA
- a CDS encoding prohibitin family protein: MQTPRPINDAGNGLVLVVALLLSALLLLGQATFIVPAGQVAVVTTLGKVSGGSRLPGLNLKIPFLQAVYPFDVRTQVRPEEFATLTKDLQVIEATATVKYAVRPDEAGRIYRTIAGNDREIYPRIIQPSLLKALKSVFSQYELVTIATEWNDISALVERTVAQELDKFDYVEVRGLDLTGLQIAEEYRAAIEQKQIAEQQLLRAQTEVKIAEQEAIRYDTLNRSLDDQVLFKLFLDKWDGRTEVVPALPGTTGGSTPVIVGGRR, from the coding sequence ATGCAGACCCCTCGCCCGATCAACGACGCCGGCAATGGTTTGGTGCTGGTGGTGGCACTCCTGCTGAGCGCCCTGCTGCTGCTGGGCCAGGCCACCTTCATCGTCCCGGCCGGACAGGTTGCCGTGGTGACCACCCTCGGCAAGGTGAGCGGTGGCTCTCGACTGCCTGGCCTGAACCTGAAGATCCCTTTCCTTCAGGCGGTGTATCCATTCGATGTGCGAACCCAGGTGCGGCCGGAGGAATTCGCGACGCTCACCAAGGATCTGCAGGTGATCGAGGCCACGGCAACAGTGAAATATGCCGTGCGTCCTGACGAAGCCGGGCGGATCTACCGGACCATCGCCGGGAATGATCGGGAAATCTATCCACGCATCATTCAGCCCTCCCTGCTGAAAGCGCTGAAATCCGTCTTCTCCCAGTACGAACTGGTGACCATCGCAACGGAATGGAATGACATCTCCGCTCTGGTGGAGCGAACCGTGGCCCAGGAACTGGACAAGTTCGATTACGTGGAAGTGCGTGGCCTTGATCTCACCGGTCTGCAGATCGCAGAGGAATACCGGGCCGCGATTGAGCAGAAACAGATCGCCGAGCAGCAACTGCTGCGTGCCCAGACCGAGGTGAAGATCGCTGAACAGGAGGCAATCCGATACGACACGCTCAACCGCAGCCTCGACGATCAGGTGCTGTTCAAACTGTTTCTCGATAAATGGGATGGCCGCACGGAAGTGGTTCCGGCACTGCCTGGCACCACAGGGGGCTCAACTCCGGTGATCGTTGGAGGTCGCCGGTGA
- a CDS encoding DUF2237 family protein, with product MLINVLGEPLLPCGCKPMTGWYLDGFCRTDASDLGQHAICSVMTEKFLLYTYSQGNNLTDPNPMFDFPGLIPGNHWCLCVSRWEQARVDGMAPPVILKATDFSVLKTIPLEILSDYSFVNC from the coding sequence ATGCTGATTAACGTTCTGGGAGAACCTTTGCTGCCATGTGGCTGCAAGCCAATGACTGGTTGGTATCTTGATGGATTTTGCAGAACCGATGCTTCTGACCTGGGGCAGCATGCAATTTGCAGTGTAATGACTGAGAAGTTTTTGTTATACACTTATTCTCAGGGAAACAACCTAACAGATCCCAACCCGATGTTTGATTTCCCCGGACTTATTCCAGGAAATCATTGGTGTTTATGTGTATCTCGATGGGAACAGGCAAGGGTTGATGGAATGGCGCCGCCTGTGATTCTCAAGGCAACTGACTTCTCGGTATTAAAGACAATTCCACTTGAGATCTTAAGCGATTATAGTTTCGTTAATTGCTAA
- a CDS encoding class I SAM-dependent methyltransferase encodes MTSTQNEFTSAESDHQRFGDSPESVRETDHYQQEYIEDFTDRWDRLIDWNARAEAEGDFFIRILKEHGAHSVLDVATGTGFHSVRLLEEGFDVISADGSPNMLARAFRNARNRDQLLRTAQADWRFLNRDIHGEFDAVICLGNSFTHLFKERDRRKSLAEYYAVLKHNGVLILDHRNYDRLLEGGSAVRQGKGNVYCGQDVEVGPEHVDEGLARFRYAFGDGSTYHLNMFPLRYGYVRRLMSEVGFQNITSFGDYQRSYENPDFYIHVAEKEYRFDVDATMH; translated from the coding sequence ATGACATCAACACAGAACGAGTTCACTTCCGCTGAGTCTGATCATCAACGTTTCGGTGATTCTCCGGAGTCCGTTCGTGAAACTGATCACTATCAGCAGGAGTACATCGAGGACTTCACCGACCGCTGGGACCGCCTGATCGACTGGAACGCACGGGCTGAGGCGGAGGGTGACTTCTTCATCCGTATTCTCAAGGAGCACGGCGCCCACTCGGTTCTGGATGTCGCCACCGGCACCGGCTTTCATTCGGTCCGTCTGCTGGAGGAGGGCTTTGATGTCATCAGCGCCGATGGCAGCCCCAACATGCTGGCCAGGGCCTTCCGGAATGCCCGCAATCGTGATCAACTCCTGCGTACGGCCCAGGCGGACTGGCGCTTTCTGAACCGCGATATCCATGGTGAGTTCGATGCAGTGATCTGTCTGGGTAATTCCTTCACCCACCTGTTCAAGGAACGGGACAGGCGCAAGTCTCTGGCTGAGTACTACGCCGTGCTGAAGCACAACGGCGTTCTGATCCTTGATCACCGCAATTACGACCGGTTGCTGGAAGGCGGCTCTGCTGTACGCCAGGGCAAAGGCAACGTCTACTGCGGTCAGGACGTGGAGGTCGGCCCCGAGCATGTGGATGAGGGGCTCGCCCGATTCCGTTATGCCTTCGGTGATGGCAGCACTTACCACCTCAACATGTTCCCGCTGCGTTATGGCTATGTCAGACGTCTGATGTCGGAGGTCGGTTTCCAGAACATCACCAGCTTTGGTGACTATCAACGGAGTTACGAAAATCCCGACTTCTATATTCATGTGGCGGAGAAGGAATACCGCTTTGATGTTGATGCAACGATGCACTGA
- a CDS encoding glycine betaine/L-proline ABC transporter ATP-binding protein yields the protein MNELIRIEQLWKVFGGRRDADPETHLQDPLARVAVRDVSLTIGEGEIFVVMGLSGSGKSTLLRMLNGLIQPSAGEILVSGRRLGDLSGSELRMLRRRSMAMVFQSFALFPHRSALENAAFGLEVAGMPKRQRQERAQQALERVGLGNDLHRRPDQLSGGMRQRVGLARALALDPPILLMDEAFSALDPLIRRDMQDLLLDLQREHRRTVVFISHDLDEAVRIGDRIALMQEGRLLQCGTAEELLRHPAEEAVSRFFKAVDASAVLRVGALAEPAPDGMVLDLGNRSLPLLNAATLVRDAIPTVARANRPVPVVGDDHHLIGVVTPQTLLRAIATP from the coding sequence ATGAATGAGCTGATCCGCATTGAACAGCTTTGGAAAGTCTTCGGCGGCCGGCGTGATGCCGATCCAGAGACTCATCTGCAGGACCCGCTGGCGCGGGTCGCCGTCCGGGACGTGTCCCTGACGATCGGCGAAGGTGAGATCTTCGTGGTGATGGGGCTGTCGGGCTCGGGCAAGTCCACGCTTCTGCGCATGCTGAACGGCCTGATCCAACCCAGCGCTGGGGAGATCCTGGTCAGTGGGCGGCGTCTCGGAGATCTGAGCGGTTCGGAGCTGCGCATGCTTCGCCGACGCAGCATGGCCATGGTCTTCCAGTCCTTCGCCCTGTTTCCGCATCGAAGCGCCCTGGAGAACGCCGCCTTCGGACTGGAGGTGGCCGGAATGCCGAAGCGTCAGCGCCAGGAGCGGGCTCAGCAGGCATTGGAACGCGTCGGGCTCGGCAACGATCTCCATCGCCGACCGGACCAGCTATCCGGCGGGATGCGACAACGGGTGGGGCTCGCCCGGGCACTCGCTCTGGATCCACCGATCCTGCTGATGGACGAGGCCTTCTCAGCCCTGGATCCCTTGATCCGACGGGACATGCAGGATCTGCTGCTCGATCTCCAGCGCGAACATCGCCGCACCGTGGTGTTCATCTCCCATGACCTGGATGAAGCCGTTCGCATCGGCGATCGCATCGCCCTGATGCAGGAGGGACGGCTGCTGCAGTGCGGCACCGCAGAGGAACTGCTCCGCCACCCGGCTGAGGAAGCCGTGAGCCGTTTCTTCAAGGCGGTGGACGCCTCGGCGGTGCTCCGTGTCGGCGCCTTGGCAGAGCCGGCCCCCGATGGCATGGTCCTCGATCTGGGAAACCGCAGCCTTCCCCTACTGAACGCCGCCACCCTGGTGCGGGATGCCATCCCCACCGTCGCCCGGGCGAATCGCCCCGTCCCCGTGGTCGGCGATGACCACCATTTGATCGGTGTCGTCACCCCGCAGACGCTGCTGCGTGCCATCGCCACGCCATGA
- a CDS encoding Nif11-like leader peptide family RiPP precursor, with the protein MSHSELNAFISRARTDKIFREQLKTLNPLEIINFASLSGFNFSDEIKGRFINRWKGVYFCPKAIETGNLCPGLVPKGFKKLIHYAQTTCSSSNLKQEEYDFRSGHRY; encoded by the coding sequence ATGTCGCACTCTGAATTGAATGCTTTTATCAGCAGGGCAAGAACCGACAAGATTTTTCGAGAACAATTAAAAACCTTGAATCCACTCGAAATAATTAACTTCGCTTCACTAAGTGGATTCAACTTTTCAGATGAAATCAAAGGCCGATTTATTAATCGCTGGAAAGGGGTCTATTTCTGCCCAAAAGCAATCGAGACAGGAAATTTATGCCCCGGACTGGTCCCAAAAGGCTTCAAAAAGCTAATCCACTATGCGCAAACCACCTGCAGCTCTTCGAATTTGAAGCAAGAGGAATACGACTTCCGATCCGGACACAGGTATTAG
- a CDS encoding glycine betaine ABC transporter substrate-binding protein → MKANHRWQRRSVLLAGIGLAGASLFNIARRGREQSGSVNTTASLQSQEQSMDNARPLKLGWSPWADAEVVSLMAAQLIQSRLNVPVERVMADIGIQYESVARGDLDLMLMAWLPGTHQDYWSRIRDRVLDLGPMYSGRLGWIVPDYVPETVLNSIEQLKDPDLATRFANRVQGIDPGSGLNQASLEALKRYDLKDLDLVASSSAAMAAVLAQAIDEKRWMIATSWTPHWMFARYNLRFLKDPDGVFGGTERIHAVARQGLDRRAPSVTAFLSRFHLPDSDLDGLLLQAQEQSAEEAVAAYLERNPARVTYWCTGRMSAS, encoded by the coding sequence ATGAAGGCCAACCATCGCTGGCAACGACGTTCCGTTCTCTTGGCAGGCATCGGCCTTGCCGGCGCATCTCTGTTCAACATCGCCCGGCGTGGCCGCGAGCAGAGCGGATCGGTCAACACAACCGCTTCCCTGCAGAGCCAGGAGCAGTCGATGGACAACGCAAGGCCGTTGAAGCTGGGCTGGTCGCCCTGGGCCGATGCCGAGGTGGTGAGCCTGATGGCGGCACAGCTGATCCAGTCACGCCTGAACGTGCCTGTGGAGCGCGTGATGGCAGACATCGGTATCCAGTACGAATCGGTTGCACGGGGAGATCTGGATCTGATGCTGATGGCCTGGCTGCCTGGTACGCACCAGGACTACTGGTCTCGTATCAGGGATCGTGTCCTCGATCTGGGGCCGATGTATTCGGGTCGTCTCGGTTGGATTGTTCCGGACTACGTTCCGGAGACGGTGCTGAACAGCATCGAACAGCTCAAGGATCCCGACCTCGCGACCCGCTTCGCCAACCGCGTTCAGGGCATCGACCCAGGTTCAGGTCTCAATCAGGCATCGCTGGAGGCATTGAAGCGCTACGACCTCAAGGACCTGGACCTGGTGGCATCCAGCAGTGCCGCGATGGCGGCGGTGCTGGCCCAGGCCATCGACGAGAAACGCTGGATGATCGCCACCAGCTGGACTCCTCACTGGATGTTCGCCCGCTACAACCTGCGCTTTCTCAAGGATCCCGACGGAGTGTTCGGCGGCACGGAACGCATCCATGCGGTGGCACGCCAGGGGCTGGATCGGCGCGCCCCGTCGGTGACCGCCTTCCTCAGCCGGTTCCACCTGCCGGACAGCGACCTTGATGGCCTGCTGCTGCAGGCGCAGGAGCAGTCCGCGGAGGAGGCGGTGGCGGCTTACCTGGAGCGCAATCCGGCTCGGGTCACCTACTGGTGCACCGGCCGAATGAGCGCCAGCTAA
- a CDS encoding proline/glycine betaine ABC transporter permease: MTDSMLPLLASSTEAGTIGIATDAIVRWLLDHGQGLFDAVNALILGMAEFCEQILSAPAPWVLAILMAALGLWRVSAGFALLTLLGLNLVLVMELWDPMISTLALVLAASLLALLIGLPLGVLAARQTILWQITRPVLDLMQTMPAFVYLIPAVMLFSTGAVPSILATLIFSMPPVVRLTVLGIRQVPADLMEAGRSFGCSELQLLRKVQLPSALPTVMTGVNQTIMLALSMVVIASMIGGGGLGDVVLRGIQQLNIGLGFEGGLAVVILAVILDRLTQSFTTPPSTSLPDRFRGFLDLWRVR, from the coding sequence ATGACCGATTCCATGCTCCCCCTGCTCGCGAGTTCAACCGAAGCCGGCACCATCGGCATCGCCACTGATGCGATCGTGCGCTGGCTCCTGGACCATGGCCAGGGTCTGTTTGATGCAGTCAATGCCCTGATCCTTGGCATGGCTGAGTTCTGTGAACAGATCCTGTCGGCCCCTGCCCCTTGGGTACTGGCGATCCTCATGGCTGCGCTCGGGCTCTGGCGGGTGAGTGCCGGATTCGCGCTGCTCACGCTGCTGGGGCTGAACCTGGTTCTGGTGATGGAGCTCTGGGATCCCATGATCAGCACGCTGGCGCTTGTTCTGGCCGCCTCGCTGCTGGCGCTGTTGATCGGGCTCCCGCTTGGTGTGCTGGCTGCCCGTCAGACCATCCTCTGGCAGATCACCCGTCCGGTGCTGGATCTGATGCAGACGATGCCGGCCTTCGTCTACCTGATCCCCGCTGTGATGCTGTTCAGCACAGGGGCAGTGCCATCCATCCTCGCCACCCTGATCTTCTCCATGCCGCCTGTGGTGCGGCTCACCGTTCTGGGCATCCGTCAGGTTCCAGCGGATCTGATGGAAGCCGGTCGGTCCTTCGGCTGCTCAGAGCTTCAACTGCTGCGCAAAGTGCAGCTCCCGAGCGCCTTGCCCACGGTGATGACCGGCGTAAACCAGACGATCATGCTGGCGCTCTCGATGGTGGTGATCGCCTCGATGATCGGAGGCGGCGGACTGGGAGACGTGGTGCTGCGTGGCATCCAGCAGCTGAACATCGGCCTGGGCTTTGAAGGAGGCCTGGCGGTGGTGATCCTGGCGGTGATCCTCGACCGGCTGACTCAGAGTTTCACCACACCCCCGTCAACGTCTCTGCCGGACCGGTTTCGCGGCTTCCTTGATCTGTGGAGGGTTCGATGA
- a CDS encoding YqaE/Pmp3 family membrane protein — translation MTCGDIFRLIIAVFLPPLGVFTQVGFSGPFWLNLVLFALALGGFLGLPPLFGMGAIAIIHAFWVILTRK, via the coding sequence ATGACTTGCGGTGACATCTTCCGTCTCATCATTGCCGTGTTCCTGCCCCCGCTCGGGGTGTTCACGCAGGTGGGCTTCAGCGGGCCGTTCTGGTTGAATCTCGTGCTGTTCGCGCTCGCGCTCGGTGGCTTTCTGGGCCTGCCACCGCTGTTCGGAATGGGAGCGATCGCCATCATTCATGCCTTCTGGGTGATCCTCACCAGAAAGTGA
- a CDS encoding chlorophyll a/b-binding protein has product MARLQRRHAYLRRAERTNGRIAMVAVVAATLAEWSIGHPLIMRPGGF; this is encoded by the coding sequence ATGGCCCGATTGCAGCGACGGCACGCTTACCTCAGACGGGCTGAACGCACCAATGGCCGGATCGCCATGGTGGCCGTTGTGGCCGCCACGCTGGCTGAATGGTCGATCGGCCATCCACTGATCATGCGACCCGGCGGCTTCTGA
- a CDS encoding helix-turn-helix domain-containing protein, whose product MHLSETLAELGQTTRITQLEVGEGTYRMSHANAPGVSIAEIKASKTLLYEGWGTDWSVDFNWITPLKPSPAEPLGYCEGYEMKANSIGGLNTLNTSVGSSWGKYSELCSSTACMLDKTTLMETLEACNANEAIHNLLTNRGLDVDTTASIQLRNLARREMEKGILNPAKYYDLIACCLEEGAQRPCKKSELKNQQLLSEIVRLSHEAKRMQSPMSLADVCEYLDAGQASLYRVCQEYFGMGIIEMMMQVRLEESRRALLARKGLADSAETTIRDVAVRYGFKHPGRYARRYFTSFGELPSQTLEHSQLVY is encoded by the coding sequence ATGCATCTGTCGGAAACGTTGGCTGAACTTGGGCAAACCACTCGGATCACGCAACTTGAAGTTGGCGAAGGTACTTATCGTATGAGTCATGCCAATGCGCCAGGAGTATCAATTGCTGAAATAAAGGCGTCAAAAACTTTATTGTATGAGGGTTGGGGGACTGATTGGTCGGTGGATTTCAATTGGATCACGCCGCTAAAACCCTCACCAGCGGAACCACTTGGATACTGTGAGGGGTATGAAATGAAGGCGAATAGTATTGGAGGACTCAATACTTTGAATACATCGGTCGGAAGTTCATGGGGGAAATACAGTGAATTATGCAGCTCAACTGCTTGCATGCTGGACAAAACGACTCTAATGGAGACGTTGGAGGCCTGTAATGCGAATGAAGCTATTCATAATTTGTTGACCAATAGAGGGCTTGACGTGGATACGACTGCAAGTATTCAACTTCGAAATCTTGCCAGAAGAGAAATGGAAAAAGGAATTCTAAATCCAGCAAAATACTATGATCTTATTGCGTGCTGTCTGGAGGAGGGGGCGCAAAGGCCTTGTAAGAAGAGTGAATTGAAAAACCAGCAATTACTCTCGGAAATTGTGCGTCTTTCCCATGAAGCAAAGAGAATGCAGTCTCCAATGTCTTTGGCTGATGTTTGTGAATACTTGGATGCTGGTCAGGCATCTCTCTACCGTGTGTGTCAGGAGTATTTTGGAATGGGCATCATTGAAATGATGATGCAAGTGCGATTGGAAGAGTCAAGGCGAGCCTTGCTGGCGCGCAAAGGCCTCGCTGATTCAGCTGAAACTACAATTCGGGATGTAGCGGTCCGATATGGATTTAAGCATCCAGGGCGGTATGCAAGACGATACTTCACCAGTTTTGGTGAACTGCCAAGTCAGACACTTGAGCATTCTCAGCTTGTTTATTGA
- a CDS encoding cupin domain-containing protein, translating into MDSFDALVSRLGLQPHPEGGWYRELQRSSIQVTRPDGEQRSAITTVLFLLGANDVSRWHCVHGGDEIWTFLGGAPLSLFQHPDDANASDEDVLSADQPVACVPAGVWMAARSQGEHSLVSCCVGPGFSFDDFEMLRDRVRSRWPMGIDEALL; encoded by the coding sequence GTGGACTCTTTCGACGCTCTCGTGTCGCGCCTGGGGTTGCAGCCCCATCCCGAGGGTGGGTGGTACAGGGAATTGCAGCGCAGCTCAATCCAGGTGACCAGGCCTGATGGCGAACAACGCAGTGCGATCACAACCGTGCTGTTCCTTCTTGGTGCCAACGATGTGAGTCGCTGGCATTGCGTTCATGGTGGTGACGAGATCTGGACCTTCCTCGGAGGAGCTCCGCTCAGCCTTTTTCAGCATCCAGATGATGCGAACGCCTCGGATGAAGACGTGCTCAGCGCTGATCAGCCCGTGGCCTGCGTTCCAGCCGGGGTCTGGATGGCGGCGCGAAGTCAAGGTGAGCACAGCCTGGTGAGCTGCTGTGTCGGTCCGGGGTTCAGTTTTGACGATTTCGAGATGCTGCGCGATCGAGTTCGCTCCCGTTGGCCGATGGGGATCGACGAGGCCTTGCTCTGA
- the bsmB gene encoding dimethylglycine N-methyltransferase, with amino-acid sequence MSMTSGTAADDVAAHYYDSSDADQFYELVWGGEDIHIGLYETPLQEIAIASERTVQALLALATDLPSGGCVVDLGSGYGGASRRLARWSERPVHAINISTVENDRHRRLNVAAGLAEQITVHDASFEQVPAADASADLAWSQDAILHAGDRARVLAEVSRLLKPGGCFVFTDPMAADGVEMGLLQPILDRIHLPDLASPARYKTWGEAVGLTLEVWDERTEMLVRHYDRVRQDTRSRRAELETTISAGYLDRMDVGLGHWVDGGQQGRLSWGLMRFRKAG; translated from the coding sequence ATGAGCATGACCAGTGGCACCGCGGCGGATGATGTTGCGGCTCATTACTACGACAGCAGCGATGCAGACCAGTTCTACGAACTGGTCTGGGGCGGTGAGGACATTCACATCGGTCTCTATGAGACTCCTCTCCAGGAGATCGCAATTGCCAGCGAGCGCACAGTGCAGGCGCTTCTGGCACTGGCGACAGATCTGCCCTCAGGGGGGTGTGTGGTGGATCTTGGTTCCGGATACGGGGGGGCTTCCCGACGTCTGGCCCGCTGGAGTGAACGACCGGTCCATGCGATCAACATCTCCACGGTGGAAAATGATCGGCATCGCCGACTGAATGTTGCGGCTGGGCTGGCGGAACAGATCACAGTCCACGACGCATCCTTTGAGCAGGTGCCCGCGGCCGATGCCAGCGCGGATCTGGCGTGGAGTCAGGATGCAATCCTGCATGCCGGCGATCGGGCCCGGGTGTTGGCCGAGGTGTCCCGCCTGCTGAAGCCTGGCGGCTGTTTCGTGTTCACCGATCCGATGGCGGCCGATGGTGTGGAGATGGGGCTTCTTCAGCCGATTCTTGACCGAATTCACTTGCCGGATCTCGCCTCACCTGCTCGCTACAAGACCTGGGGAGAGGCGGTTGGTCTGACGCTGGAGGTGTGGGATGAACGCACCGAGATGCTGGTGCGTCACTACGACCGGGTCCGCCAAGACACGCGGTCCCGCCGCGCTGAACTGGAAACCACAATCAGTGCCGGCTATCTGGACCGCATGGATGTGGGTCTTGGCCACTGGGTGGATGGTGGCCAGCAGGGTCGCCTCAGCTGGGGGCTGATGCGCTTCCGGAAAGCGGGCTGA
- a CDS encoding helix-turn-helix domain-containing protein — translation MKARRAKEYIFMDPLGMEEYCQSHYADYYSKSNFSCNVTQLSRGELLTSSICAPINNVHLEIFKSNQTLLYEEDANQNSVAFCWIDQTDQLAPANTIIGGHRMRNLSIAGFNRLNKTGGNTWDIVGANTVLCCMSLKWEKLKGQIDKMKAYNAFAKLEECVGIDSEGAASTQLKKLFGKHFKHGVKCAEPFYDLAIAFLEDSGSGENIFTSRSDQTDLIEDLVKLLHEDRPGLPPLTISQITQYLDLEERSLSEVCRSSFGMSILELIKSIRLEQVKKSYSNPHVPEGLRRFTMKKNALYYGFQDWNAFERLYFKTFCESPEQTIDKVSKTNVLISDLLRLRK, via the coding sequence ATGAAAGCGCGAAGAGCAAAAGAATACATATTTATGGATCCATTAGGCATGGAAGAGTATTGTCAAAGTCACTATGCAGACTACTATTCGAAATCAAATTTCTCTTGTAATGTCACTCAATTGAGCAGAGGTGAGCTTTTGACCAGCTCGATTTGTGCTCCGATCAATAATGTTCACTTGGAGATTTTCAAATCAAATCAGACTCTCCTTTACGAAGAAGATGCTAACCAAAATTCGGTTGCGTTTTGCTGGATTGATCAGACTGATCAATTAGCGCCTGCTAACACAATTATTGGTGGGCACAGAATGCGTAATTTGAGCATTGCAGGGTTTAATCGTCTAAATAAAACGGGCGGCAATACATGGGATATTGTCGGAGCGAACACTGTTCTGTGTTGCATGAGTTTGAAATGGGAGAAGCTTAAGGGGCAAATAGATAAGATGAAGGCTTATAATGCGTTCGCTAAACTTGAGGAATGCGTCGGAATTGACTCGGAAGGGGCAGCCAGTACTCAATTGAAAAAGCTGTTTGGCAAGCATTTCAAGCATGGGGTGAAATGCGCTGAGCCTTTTTATGACTTAGCAATTGCATTTCTCGAAGACTCTGGCAGTGGAGAAAATATTTTTACTTCAAGGTCTGATCAGACAGATTTAATTGAAGATTTGGTCAAGCTTCTGCACGAAGATAGGCCTGGTTTGCCTCCATTAACGATTAGCCAAATTACTCAATACTTGGACTTGGAGGAGAGGTCGTTGAGTGAGGTGTGCCGGTCAAGTTTTGGTATGAGCATTCTGGAATTAATCAAAAGTATACGGCTTGAACAGGTTAAAAAATCATATTCAAATCCACATGTTCCTGAGGGCCTGCGCCGCTTTACGATGAAAAAAAATGCACTTTACTATGGCTTTCAAGATTGGAATGCATTTGAGCGATTGTACTTTAAAACTTTCTGCGAAAGTCCTGAACAAACAATAGATAAAGTCAGTAAGACTAATGTACTGATTTCCGATCTTTTGAGGTTGAGAAAATAA